Proteins encoded in a region of the Methanobrevibacter millerae genome:
- a CDS encoding zinc ribbon domain-containing protein produces IKILIGGEQNMIFPLSRFIQRLKDKFQLYKPEADGVQFTNAKNTSKTCHHCQHINEDLDVKEREWMCPKCGKILDRDVNAAINILNRWCDGDSLVQT; encoded by the coding sequence TATTAAAATCCTCATTGGAGGAGAGCAAAACATGATATTTCCTCTATCGAGATTCATACAAAGACTTAAAGATAAATTCCAACTCTACAAACCCGAAGCAGACGGTGTACAATTCACAAACGCAAAAAATACAAGCAAAACATGCCACCACTGCCAACACATCAATGAAGATTTGGATGTAAAAGAACGGGAATGGATGTGTCCGAAATGTGGAAAAATACTTGATAGGGATGTAAATGCCGCAATTAATATACTGAACCGTTGGTGCGACGGGGATAGCCTAGTTCAGACTTAA
- a CDS encoding C1 family peptidase has translation MNQSLFENNTEAIHGVFLGKYNLNNTYVNNDDCLNDTDFVIYVSGVGETIELKKDSIFSEIPKRFDLRDWNWVSGVKDQGKMNSCWAFSCTGPLESALIRRTGVEYDFSENNIKNNMLKYSKYGIQGYHEGGDYLTALPYVVSWLGMLNYYDDEYDEVGKMSPIINSSENIHVFDAVIIPARANSTDNTKLNLPDL, from the coding sequence GTGAATCAATCTTTATTTGAAAATAATACTGAAGCTATTCATGGCGTTTTCCTTGGAAAGTATAATTTGAATAATACATATGTTAATAATGATGACTGCTTAAATGATACGGACTTTGTGATTTATGTTTCAGGCGTCGGAGAAACAATAGAACTTAAAAAAGACTCCATTTTTTCAGAAATTCCTAAAAGATTTGATTTACGCGATTGGAATTGGGTAAGTGGTGTTAAAGATCAAGGCAAAATGAATTCTTGTTGGGCATTTTCATGCACTGGACCATTGGAATCCGCATTAATAAGAAGAACTGGTGTTGAATATGATTTTTCAGAAAATAATATTAAAAATAACATGTTAAAATATTCAAAATATGGAATCCAAGGATATCATGAAGGTGGAGATTACTTAACTGCCTTGCCGTATGTAGTCAGCTGGCTTGGAATGCTTAACTATTATGATGACGAATATGATGAAGTCGGAAAAATGTCTCCAATAATCAACAGTTCAGAAAATATTCATGTTTTTGATGCCGTTATCATACCTGCACGTGCCAATTCAACAGATAACACTAAATTGAACCTCCCCGACCTCTAA